In Candidatus Vicinibacter proximus, the following are encoded in one genomic region:
- a CDS encoding endonuclease — MYQFFGIGWWFLFSISVCTGQWNNQPVFPVDSGFVLLGKLLESYKPNQVLDYTNARIQMYQRIYNIKDTVYCVYSRHALYLDPNDFDPIGYLAKGGSNNGINCEHTFPQSKGAETGNARSDMHHLFPARAAVNESRSNYPFGEVDDRLTQNWFYKSTSMSSKPNKDIDEYSEGYRDKFEPREDHKGNVARAIFYFITMYDLQSDRSFFEVMKKDLCDWHLKDPVDSLEWARTFQIAQFQDKKANPFVLDCSLARRTYCTTSAPCLHINGTNALDIKHAFSFNNPAAELLTLNWSDLPFDDLEINLRNMDGRVSYYQKAVPTSSQTARIDLSTLPTGIYILTLLNRTYHFSFKTKITKL; from the coding sequence ATGTATCAATTTTTTGGCATTGGGTGGTGGTTTCTTTTCAGTATTTCGGTCTGTACAGGCCAATGGAATAACCAACCAGTATTTCCAGTAGATTCTGGATTTGTGCTACTAGGCAAACTTTTGGAATCTTATAAACCAAACCAGGTTCTTGACTATACAAACGCTAGGATCCAGATGTACCAAAGAATCTACAACATCAAAGATACAGTGTACTGTGTATATTCACGTCATGCCTTGTATTTGGATCCTAATGATTTTGATCCAATTGGATATCTCGCAAAAGGGGGCAGCAACAATGGTATAAATTGCGAACATACATTTCCGCAGAGCAAGGGTGCAGAAACAGGGAATGCCCGTTCTGATATGCATCACTTATTTCCTGCCCGTGCAGCAGTAAATGAATCAAGATCGAATTACCCCTTTGGGGAGGTTGACGACAGACTGACTCAAAACTGGTTTTATAAATCTACTTCCATGAGCAGTAAGCCTAATAAAGATATTGATGAATACAGTGAAGGCTACCGTGATAAATTTGAACCAAGAGAAGACCATAAAGGAAATGTGGCGAGGGCTATTTTCTACTTTATCACTATGTATGATTTACAATCTGACCGTTCTTTTTTTGAAGTTATGAAAAAAGATCTTTGTGACTGGCACCTTAAGGATCCAGTTGATTCTTTGGAATGGGCACGGACCTTTCAGATTGCCCAGTTTCAGGATAAAAAGGCCAATCCTTTTGTTTTGGATTGCAGTTTAGCCCGCAGAACTTACTGTACTACTTCAGCGCCATGTCTCCATATAAATGGCACAAATGCATTGGATATAAAGCATGCTTTCAGCTTTAACAATCCAGCTGCTGAGCTGCTTACTCTGAATTGGAGTGATTTGCCTTTTGACGATTTGGAAATAAATCTACGAAACATGGATGGTCGGGTTAGTTATTATCAAAAGGCTGTCCCTACCTCTTCTCAAACTGCTAGGATTGACCTATCAACCCTCCCTACTGGAATTTATATATTGACTTTGCTTAATCGAACCTATCACTTTAGTTTTAAAACTAAAATCACAAAGCTTTAA
- a CDS encoding FAD-binding oxidoreductase, with the protein MQSNNFSSGTFDVCLVGAGLAGCILADQLSLKGYSVLVFDQVSKGEASKVSSGLINPVTGLRFVKTWKFEELLETALLYYRDLELRLVNEFINKTEILVFLKEIEAENNWLARAGDPLYSSFIGLEPFEKQLGDQLHLPLSLGRIRHVHKVDIPNVVRSLKKDLRARCNWIEAPFIYSLLETFRDLWKYEDRFIFKKVVFCEGYKLSENPFFNWLPVHNLKGEFLKVKLSSRMPKEILHSDYTVIPLDKQDYWVGSNYELKNTTEKTTNEERLKQEEFIRRTVKSPFDVSEHGFGIRAASRDRRPVVGEHPEHQNLFLINGLGTKGVTLAPYCAVQLLSLWAQGVKLPPEIDIKRFVKKGFYRMNETFDRSK; encoded by the coding sequence GTGCAAAGCAATAATTTTAGTTCAGGAACCTTTGATGTCTGCTTAGTTGGGGCAGGGCTTGCCGGATGTATTCTAGCGGATCAATTATCTCTTAAAGGTTATTCTGTCCTGGTATTCGATCAGGTTTCTAAGGGAGAGGCGAGCAAGGTTAGTTCTGGATTAATTAACCCTGTTACTGGACTGCGTTTTGTCAAGACCTGGAAATTTGAAGAATTGTTGGAAACTGCTTTGCTATATTATAGAGACCTCGAGTTAAGGCTTGTAAATGAATTTATAAACAAAACGGAAATTCTAGTATTTCTAAAAGAAATTGAAGCTGAAAATAATTGGTTGGCAAGAGCTGGCGATCCACTTTATTCTTCATTTATCGGCCTTGAACCGTTTGAGAAACAACTCGGAGACCAGTTACATTTACCTCTAAGTTTGGGGAGAATCAGACATGTGCACAAAGTTGATATACCAAATGTTGTCAGAAGCCTTAAAAAGGACTTGCGGGCACGTTGTAATTGGATTGAAGCCCCTTTTATCTATTCTTTATTGGAAACTTTCAGGGATTTATGGAAGTATGAGGATCGATTTATTTTTAAAAAAGTGGTCTTTTGTGAAGGGTATAAGCTTTCTGAGAACCCCTTTTTCAACTGGTTGCCTGTACATAATTTAAAAGGGGAATTTTTAAAAGTTAAACTTTCTTCAAGAATGCCTAAAGAAATATTGCATTCAGATTATACTGTTATTCCTTTGGACAAGCAGGATTATTGGGTAGGGTCTAATTATGAATTAAAAAATACCACAGAAAAGACAACCAATGAAGAGCGTTTAAAACAGGAGGAATTTATTAGGAGGACAGTTAAATCACCATTTGATGTTTCAGAGCATGGATTTGGTATAAGAGCTGCGAGCAGGGACCGTAGACCCGTGGTAGGAGAACATCCTGAACATCAAAACTTGTTTTTAATCAATGGTCTTGGGACTAAGGGAGTAACACTTGCACCTTATTGTGCTGTTCAATTGTTGTCCTTGTGGGCTCAAGGGGTCAAACTACCACCGGAAATAGACATTAAACGTTTTGTTAAAAAAGGATTTTATCGAATGAATGAAACATTCGATCGTTCTAAATAA
- a CDS encoding T9SS type A sorting domain-containing protein, with amino-acid sequence MKRNIFFLLVVLAFPVYSQNLVSVENFSSCSLPQGWIFKSIVGNYNFNIQENKQMVIPDGRCMVSYDQTDRLDISRRKFQLISPSFKIGGFDRYYVVFDMQYYKPVASSLNLYMNTGSGNVLIRTFPTEFRDYTSVGTVLNIPSTANTVSFTMDYESTVNDFGTKIAIDNFILSPDNNDCNRSITLKSNDACIPGHIAANFSQQPVTVSCSGDYTNAVWYKYVADFTGLLEISGTSSYNNVLSVFEGTCNALQAISCTNKDEFGFEGELLELNVNSGKTYYLRFSRKINDFGAETGTHCVSLKPIPNSKPKPAHDLCNDKIVVLVNGTCVQASNLNARTETTLPSLNLRSRADVWYSFVAVSNQVHEIVSKANFAEVISVYKGSCNSLQEVAVEDLGNTLSFTPKAGTEYFVQISGYFATIEGQLCLEVKEKISTKPQNDLCATATAIDLNKNCNNILFENNNLSAVKPSCVVYSAPDVWYKFVAPSEKSVALRIDAQFVYHWAVYGGTCSALIERECGQAPDPCNGFIRVADLTPGQTYYLQIIAATHPLKPGEGNLCVRIDELSKTEAFDKLNLNLSLDCLHGVLGKVIYDVQGGSGSYLYTGPDATDIFYPGQKVEAFVEDAKGCRDFASLEVTCKSPSRCKNSSLDIDLLTTCLKDSIGRQTGEVMLSINGKGGSGAYYFYGTANGSTLKHGDVYKIIVIDSDSCYVIEEGKIYCPPFDCSQSALKINLTYDCIDTLLKAKLNVDVSGHLGNYFLEGNKSDDLLDQGQSFRVKVMDDAGCSQDLKGTINCNFDSCAYSRPSLNVSYICLRDEFNRTNGKAMLLVDGNSKAGGIKYIGNQPGDTLEHLQNYTVELLDAFGCGLVKSGIVDCVPLSTYESSNDIKLMLQPNPTSGEVILSFYAVGQQNTADLQILNISGQVLKSQKIGIHSGVNHLLVDLVSYNPSLYLIKVGNKDFNGVVKVIKI; translated from the coding sequence ATGAAACGAAATATTTTCTTTCTTTTGGTTGTTCTGGCTTTTCCTGTTTATAGTCAGAATCTTGTTAGTGTGGAGAATTTTAGCAGTTGTTCATTACCTCAAGGGTGGATCTTTAAGTCCATTGTTGGTAATTATAACTTCAATATTCAGGAAAATAAACAAATGGTTATACCTGACGGGCGCTGTATGGTGAGTTACGACCAAACTGATCGTTTGGATATCAGCAGAAGAAAATTTCAACTGATAAGTCCTTCTTTTAAGATAGGTGGATTTGATCGATATTATGTGGTTTTTGATATGCAGTATTATAAACCTGTTGCTTCGTCACTTAATCTTTATATGAATACAGGTAGTGGAAATGTGCTGATAAGGACTTTTCCTACTGAATTCAGAGATTATACTTCTGTAGGTACTGTACTAAATATTCCATCTACTGCGAATACGGTGAGTTTTACGATGGATTATGAATCAACAGTGAATGATTTTGGAACTAAAATAGCAATAGATAATTTCATTCTTAGTCCTGATAACAATGATTGTAATCGGTCTATTACACTAAAGTCTAATGATGCTTGCATTCCGGGTCATATAGCAGCTAACTTTTCTCAACAACCAGTCACAGTGAGTTGCAGTGGAGATTATACAAACGCAGTATGGTATAAATATGTGGCTGATTTCACCGGGTTATTAGAGATTTCCGGAACTTCATCATACAACAATGTTTTGAGTGTGTTTGAAGGAACCTGCAACGCATTGCAAGCAATCAGTTGTACCAATAAAGATGAATTTGGATTTGAAGGGGAACTTTTGGAATTAAATGTCAATTCCGGAAAGACATATTATTTAAGATTTAGTCGAAAAATAAATGATTTTGGCGCAGAAACCGGAACCCATTGTGTTTCACTCAAACCAATACCCAATTCTAAACCTAAGCCTGCCCATGATTTATGCAACGACAAAATTGTAGTTCTGGTTAATGGAACTTGTGTTCAGGCTAGTAATTTGAATGCCAGAACAGAAACCACCTTGCCTTCTTTAAATCTTCGATCACGAGCAGATGTTTGGTATAGCTTCGTTGCAGTGTCAAATCAAGTACATGAGATTGTAAGCAAAGCAAATTTTGCCGAGGTTATTTCTGTTTATAAAGGAAGTTGCAATTCTTTGCAAGAAGTAGCAGTAGAAGATTTGGGGAATACACTAAGTTTTACACCCAAGGCCGGGACAGAATATTTTGTTCAAATTTCCGGTTATTTTGCGACAATAGAAGGACAGCTGTGCCTGGAGGTAAAAGAAAAAATAAGCACTAAACCACAAAATGATTTGTGTGCAACTGCGACCGCGATTGATTTGAATAAAAACTGCAACAATATCCTCTTTGAAAACAACAATTTGAGTGCAGTTAAACCATCTTGTGTTGTGTATTCGGCTCCCGATGTGTGGTATAAGTTTGTTGCTCCCTCTGAAAAGTCTGTCGCTTTGCGTATCGACGCACAGTTTGTTTATCATTGGGCTGTTTACGGAGGAACGTGCTCAGCGTTGATTGAACGGGAATGTGGACAAGCTCCTGATCCTTGTAATGGTTTTATACGTGTGGCAGACTTAACGCCAGGTCAAACCTATTATTTACAAATTATTGCCGCTACACATCCTTTGAAACCAGGTGAAGGAAATTTATGTGTGAGAATCGATGAATTGAGTAAAACTGAAGCTTTTGATAAACTAAATCTTAATTTAAGTCTTGATTGTTTACATGGTGTATTAGGAAAAGTGATCTATGATGTACAAGGAGGAAGTGGATCCTATTTATATACCGGACCTGATGCTACAGATATTTTTTATCCTGGCCAAAAAGTGGAAGCCTTTGTAGAAGATGCCAAAGGTTGTAGGGATTTTGCCTCATTGGAGGTTACTTGTAAATCTCCATCCCGATGTAAGAATTCCTCACTTGACATTGATTTGTTGACAACATGTTTAAAAGACAGTATTGGTCGCCAGACGGGTGAAGTGATGTTAAGTATAAACGGAAAAGGAGGAAGTGGGGCCTACTATTTTTATGGCACAGCCAATGGAAGTACTTTAAAACATGGGGATGTTTATAAAATTATTGTGATTGATTCAGATTCCTGTTATGTTATCGAAGAGGGTAAAATATATTGCCCACCTTTTGATTGTAGCCAATCCGCTTTGAAAATTAATTTAACTTATGATTGCATTGATACATTATTGAAAGCAAAGTTGAACGTTGACGTTAGCGGTCATCTGGGCAATTATTTCCTTGAAGGAAATAAATCGGACGATTTACTCGATCAGGGACAATCATTTCGTGTAAAAGTTATGGATGATGCCGGTTGTAGTCAGGATTTAAAAGGAACAATAAATTGCAATTTTGATTCATGTGCATATTCAAGGCCGTCTCTTAATGTAAGTTACATTTGTCTGCGTGATGAATTCAATCGCACAAATGGAAAAGCAATGTTATTGGTCGATGGAAATTCAAAAGCGGGAGGAATTAAATATATAGGCAACCAGCCCGGAGATACTTTAGAGCATTTGCAAAACTATACTGTAGAATTATTAGACGCCTTTGGGTGTGGATTGGTGAAATCTGGCATTGTGGATTGTGTGCCTCTTTCAACTTATGAATCCAGCAATGACATCAAATTAATGCTTCAACCAAATCCAACAAGTGGAGAGGTGATTTTAAGTTTTTATGCTGTAGGGCAACAGAATACAGCTGATCTTCAAATTTTAAATATTTCGGGTCAAGTCTTGAAGTCGCAAAAAATTGGTATTCATTCTGGGGTTAATCATCTGCTTGTTGATCTGGTTTCTTATAATCCTTCACTATATTTGATAAAGGTTGGAAATAAAGACTTCAATGGAGTGGTTAAAGTAATTAAGATATAG
- a CDS encoding formate--tetrahydrofolate ligase — protein sequence MNSDIEIAQSITPQHINKIAQKLGIHEDDLQLYGKFKAKLPLDLINEDRVKQCKLILVSAISPTPAGEGKTTTSIGLAEGLNKIGKKTTVVLREPSLGPVFGIKGGATGGGWSQVLPMEDINLHFTGDFSAVEKAHNLLAALIDNNIQNKKFSLGIDPRTIAWKRVMDMNDRSLRKITIGLGGTGNGIPRETGFDITAASEIMAILCLSKDPEDLKRRMGNIFIGTTLDRKPIFAKDLKAEGAMAALLKDAIKPNLVQTIEGNPAIIHGGPFANIAQGTNTIIATKMGMSLSDYVVTEAGFGFDLGAEKFLDIKCRTAGLSPNAVVIVATVRALKYHGGQSLKTLGEVNPKAVEKGCANLEKHLENAKSFGLPVVVAINRFDKDSDEELAVIKNKCEALGAEAVFSEVWAKGGNGAIELATKVAEKADHWNTPFIPVYEWDWKLEDKIEAIATKVYGAGRVEYSGDAKADIKRINSLGFGSLPVCMAKTQKSLSDNPDLIGRPRDFTLTVREIELAAGAGFVVPITGEMMRMPGLPDTPAAELIDIDINGNIKGLF from the coding sequence ATGAACTCAGATATAGAAATTGCGCAATCCATTACTCCTCAGCATATCAACAAAATAGCCCAAAAACTGGGTATACATGAGGATGATTTACAGCTGTACGGAAAATTTAAGGCCAAGTTACCGCTCGATTTAATCAATGAGGACAGAGTAAAACAATGCAAATTAATTCTGGTATCTGCCATCTCCCCTACTCCAGCTGGTGAAGGTAAAACCACAACTTCCATAGGTCTTGCCGAAGGTCTTAACAAAATCGGTAAAAAGACAACTGTAGTATTGAGAGAACCTTCTCTGGGACCTGTCTTTGGCATAAAGGGTGGTGCTACCGGAGGAGGTTGGTCCCAAGTACTTCCAATGGAGGATATTAACTTACATTTTACCGGAGACTTTTCCGCAGTTGAGAAAGCACACAACCTACTCGCTGCTTTAATAGACAACAACATACAAAATAAAAAATTCAGTTTGGGAATTGATCCTCGTACAATTGCCTGGAAACGGGTGATGGACATGAATGATCGATCACTCCGTAAAATCACCATTGGCCTGGGTGGAACCGGTAATGGTATCCCAAGAGAAACAGGATTCGACATAACAGCTGCTTCTGAGATTATGGCAATTCTTTGCCTCTCTAAAGACCCTGAAGACCTAAAGCGAAGAATGGGAAATATCTTCATTGGCACAACACTGGACAGAAAACCTATTTTCGCCAAAGATCTAAAAGCAGAAGGGGCCATGGCAGCTTTACTTAAAGATGCCATAAAACCCAATCTTGTGCAAACCATTGAAGGAAACCCGGCAATTATACATGGCGGCCCATTTGCAAATATCGCCCAGGGAACAAATACCATTATTGCCACAAAAATGGGTATGTCGCTTTCAGATTATGTAGTTACTGAAGCTGGATTTGGCTTTGATCTTGGCGCTGAAAAGTTCCTGGATATTAAATGCCGCACAGCTGGACTATCCCCTAACGCAGTAGTAATTGTAGCTACTGTGAGAGCACTTAAATATCATGGAGGACAGTCTCTTAAAACATTGGGAGAAGTTAACCCTAAGGCAGTTGAAAAAGGTTGCGCAAACCTTGAAAAGCATCTGGAAAACGCAAAATCTTTTGGTCTGCCTGTAGTTGTTGCCATAAATAGGTTTGACAAGGATAGTGATGAAGAGTTGGCTGTAATTAAGAATAAATGTGAAGCTTTGGGAGCGGAAGCTGTTTTCTCAGAGGTGTGGGCTAAGGGTGGAAATGGCGCAATAGAGCTCGCCACAAAAGTCGCAGAAAAAGCAGACCATTGGAATACACCTTTTATCCCCGTTTATGAGTGGGATTGGAAATTGGAGGATAAAATTGAGGCCATTGCAACAAAAGTTTACGGTGCTGGGCGGGTAGAATATTCAGGAGATGCTAAAGCGGACATCAAAAGAATTAATTCTCTAGGATTTGGAAGTTTACCGGTATGTATGGCGAAAACCCAAAAATCTTTATCGGACAATCCGGATTTAATTGGTCGTCCTAGAGATTTTACACTTACGGTTAGGGAAATTGAATTGGCTGCAGGTGCTGGATTTGTGGTTCCAATAACAGGAGAAATGATGCGTATGCCAGGTCTTCCAGATACTCCGGCAGCTGAGTTAATTGATATTGATATAAACGGAAACATAAAGGGACTTTTCTAA
- a CDS encoding MmcQ/YjbR family DNA-binding protein: MNLESFIQYCESKPFVTTDFPFGPDTLVVRVHHKIFAITGLDSPEFKVNLKCDPEYALELRINHEEIQAGYHMNKKHWNTVSFEGRLSDRLLKSLIDHSYEQVYKSLPKIIRAKQ, translated from the coding sequence ATGAATCTAGAATCTTTTATTCAATATTGTGAATCCAAACCTTTTGTAACAACGGATTTTCCTTTTGGCCCCGATACTTTAGTGGTAAGAGTGCATCATAAGATTTTTGCCATAACAGGATTGGACTCTCCGGAATTCAAAGTCAACCTTAAATGTGATCCAGAGTATGCATTGGAACTGAGGATTAATCATGAAGAGATTCAAGCAGGTTATCATATGAATAAAAAACATTGGAATACCGTTTCATTTGAAGGCAGACTTTCAGATAGATTGTTGAAGTCACTGATCGATCATTCTTATGAACAGGTTTATAAAAGTCTTCCAAAAATCATCCGTGCAAAGCAATAA
- a CDS encoding alkylphosphonate utilization protein codes for MEVKDSNGNILADGDSVTLTKDLKVRGSSQVIKRGTKVKNIRLTEDPDEVDCKINGSSIVLRTEFLKKA; via the coding sequence ATGGAAGTTAAAGACAGTAATGGCAATATTCTCGCCGATGGGGATTCTGTAACACTTACAAAAGATCTAAAAGTAAGAGGGTCATCCCAAGTTATTAAAAGAGGAACAAAAGTTAAAAATATCAGATTAACAGAAGATCCAGATGAAGTGGATTGCAAGATCAACGGATCTAGTATTGTGCTCCGGACAGAATTTTTAAAGAAGGCATAG
- a CDS encoding CotH kinase family protein → MNPKTLLLLNFLCLSISAQSIKLDSSDLPICIIDTRGKTIANEPKILAHMKIIYNGQGKMNYLKDKKFNYNNFIAIEIRGNSSQSYPQKQYGIELRDSISGNDLDTSLIDMPKEEDWALYAPYNDISMMRNVLTYHLWNEMGHWGPRTKFCELILNNEYVGIYILTESIKRDPYRVDVAKLNPEDLSGNELTGGYIMKIDKKNSTTDLSFVSKVKSTNNQDVTWLYHYPDAKDIKPAQQTYIRNFIDTVEQLIASPGFLDPKNGYKKYLSVNSFIDYFLITEFSRNIDAYKTSSYFYKEKQELDGSQGMLKAGPVWDYNFAFGNASFCSGGQTNGWMYDGCMPATLPTPILWRRLLGDSNYLNNVKCRYLELRKTILDTNYLFRYLDRYAFDTLDAAQKRHFSKWKILGTNPGGFNAYIASSYPDEIRRLKTWIRNRLAWMDANLSGRCIADPVVAKIETPVDPECYLGTRGQVQKKQPFNLHPINYQGLEKISIIPPDIIRWVLVELRDASDSTKIVDRRAALLRSDSVLVDTNFSVGVYFPNAISNQAYYLVVRYDSLGFLMSKEIVKIPNNNDYNLNRTNKVLTISKNSPIIYNSTWIGVDTFYVCKGQSLILNDSNLVKAGYFFESRDITSTWQSMKIPKAHEVVLDFENDGFYPIELYMNCQNYFTIRSLFYIKVWPKPRAEIFGPDSFCFADSIVLTSGNFTSYNWSTGDKTSFTKIFQPGKYTLTISDDHGCTSIVEKEVALYPEIKGKVVSESSSLTDSCKVYFVPENPFSKYFYLWSTGQQADTIQTSERLISLVVKDSNECVKRFSHMCDPLYNQSNLIEEIQIIPNPNLGAFRVVVDEKLKNGMILLIDFHGKILLKKHISGLEDYIHLKPDEISAGMYLIKIFKNEFQSNRRIIILQ, encoded by the coding sequence ATGAATCCAAAAACACTTCTCCTCCTCAATTTCCTTTGTTTGAGTATTTCTGCACAGTCCATTAAACTGGACTCTTCTGATCTTCCAATCTGCATCATCGACACCCGCGGCAAAACCATTGCCAATGAACCAAAGATTCTTGCACACATGAAAATCATTTATAATGGCCAGGGTAAGATGAATTATTTGAAGGATAAAAAATTTAATTACAATAATTTCATTGCCATTGAAATCAGAGGAAATAGTTCGCAGTCATATCCTCAGAAGCAATATGGCATTGAATTACGGGATAGTATATCAGGTAATGATTTGGACACTTCACTGATTGACATGCCCAAAGAAGAAGACTGGGCTCTGTATGCGCCTTATAACGATATAAGTATGATGCGCAACGTGCTTACATACCACCTTTGGAATGAAATGGGACATTGGGGACCAAGAACAAAGTTTTGTGAATTGATATTAAATAATGAATATGTAGGCATTTATATTCTTACGGAATCGATTAAACGTGATCCTTATAGAGTAGATGTTGCTAAACTTAATCCTGAGGATCTTAGCGGAAATGAACTGACCGGAGGATACATAATGAAAATTGACAAGAAGAATAGTACAACAGATCTTAGTTTTGTTTCCAAAGTTAAATCCACTAACAATCAGGATGTAACCTGGTTATATCATTATCCTGACGCTAAGGATATCAAACCTGCTCAACAGACCTACATTCGCAACTTCATCGACACTGTAGAACAGCTGATCGCATCTCCCGGATTTTTAGACCCAAAAAATGGTTATAAGAAATACTTAAGTGTGAATTCATTCATTGATTATTTTTTGATCACAGAATTCTCACGAAACATTGATGCATATAAGACCAGCAGCTATTTCTATAAGGAAAAACAAGAGTTGGATGGCAGTCAAGGCATGTTAAAAGCCGGACCCGTTTGGGATTATAATTTTGCTTTTGGAAATGCAAGCTTTTGTTCTGGAGGCCAAACAAACGGATGGATGTATGATGGCTGCATGCCCGCAACTTTACCTACACCAATATTATGGAGAAGGTTATTGGGGGACAGTAATTATTTAAATAATGTAAAATGCAGATATCTCGAACTAAGAAAGACTATATTGGACACAAACTATCTTTTTAGGTATTTGGACAGATATGCATTTGACACTTTAGATGCTGCTCAAAAAAGACATTTTTCAAAGTGGAAAATTCTAGGAACAAATCCTGGGGGATTTAATGCATACATTGCTTCTTCTTATCCAGACGAAATCAGACGTTTAAAAACTTGGATACGTAATCGCCTAGCTTGGATGGATGCAAATTTATCCGGTCGTTGCATTGCAGATCCTGTGGTTGCAAAAATTGAAACACCAGTAGACCCTGAATGTTACCTTGGCACAAGAGGTCAAGTTCAAAAAAAACAACCTTTCAACTTACATCCTATAAATTATCAGGGGTTAGAAAAAATATCAATTATTCCTCCTGATATTATCAGGTGGGTATTGGTTGAATTACGCGATGCATCTGATTCTACAAAAATAGTAGACAGACGCGCTGCATTGCTGCGCAGTGACAGTGTATTGGTAGATACTAATTTCTCTGTTGGAGTTTACTTTCCAAACGCGATATCTAATCAGGCATATTACCTAGTAGTTAGATATGACTCATTAGGATTTCTTATGAGTAAGGAAATCGTTAAAATACCCAATAACAATGACTACAATCTCAACCGAACAAATAAAGTATTGACCATTTCAAAAAATAGTCCAATCATATATAATTCCACATGGATTGGAGTAGATACTTTTTATGTCTGTAAAGGACAATCCCTCATTCTTAATGATTCAAATTTAGTAAAAGCTGGCTACTTTTTTGAGTCTAGGGACATAACCAGTACATGGCAAAGCATGAAAATTCCTAAAGCCCATGAAGTTGTTTTGGATTTTGAAAACGATGGTTTTTATCCAATAGAATTATATATGAACTGCCAAAATTATTTTACGATTAGAAGTTTATTTTATATAAAAGTTTGGCCAAAACCAAGGGCAGAGATATTTGGTCCTGACTCATTTTGTTTTGCTGACAGCATTGTTCTGACCTCAGGAAATTTTACATCTTATAACTGGAGCACTGGAGATAAAACTAGTTTTACTAAAATTTTTCAACCTGGAAAGTATACATTAACTATTAGTGATGACCACGGTTGCACTTCAATAGTCGAAAAGGAAGTAGCATTGTATCCTGAAATAAAAGGCAAAGTAGTTTCAGAGTCAAGTTCTTTAACTGACTCTTGTAAGGTCTATTTTGTGCCTGAAAACCCGTTTTCAAAATATTTTTATTTATGGAGCACTGGACAACAGGCGGATACTATTCAAACTAGTGAACGTCTCATAAGCTTGGTGGTGAAAGACAGCAATGAATGCGTTAAACGTTTCAGCCATATGTGTGATCCACTTTATAATCAGAGTAATCTTATAGAAGAAATACAAATCATTCCAAATCCTAATCTTGGAGCCTTCAGGGTTGTGGTTGATGAAAAGTTAAAGAACGGTATGATTTTATTAATAGACTTCCATGGAAAGATTTTGCTCAAAAAACATATTTCAGGATTGGAAGATTACATCCATCTTAAACCAGATGAAATTTCTGCGGGCATGTATTTGATTAAGATATTTAAGAACGAATTTCAATCCAACAGAAGGATTATTATTCTTCAATAA